Proteins from a single region of Bacillus sp. SM2101:
- a CDS encoding SprT family protein — protein sequence MDDRQLQELVEEVSQLSFGKPFRHKAAFNNRLRTTGGRYLLKSHNIELNVKYYQEHGISDLIDVIKHELCHYHLHIEGKGYKHRDRDFKQLLTLVNAPRYCKPIQATTKNKKYEYKYECIKCKKQYMRKKRMDTNKYVCGQCRGRIRLLDLK from the coding sequence ATGGATGATCGTCAACTTCAGGAATTAGTAGAAGAAGTATCCCAGTTATCATTTGGTAAACCATTTAGACATAAGGCCGCATTTAATAATAGGCTACGAACTACTGGCGGGAGGTATTTGCTAAAATCCCATAACATTGAATTGAATGTAAAGTATTATCAAGAACATGGGATAAGTGATTTGATCGATGTAATTAAACATGAACTATGCCATTATCATCTTCATATTGAAGGTAAGGGGTATAAGCATAGAGATAGAGATTTCAAACAGCTTCTTACATTAGTTAACGCTCCGAGGTACTGTAAACCTATTCAGGCTACTACAAAGAATAAGAAATATGAATATAAATATGAATGCATAAAGTGTAAAAAACAATATATGCGAAAAAAAAGAATGGATACGAATAAATATGTTTGTGGTCAATGTAGAGGGAGAATCAGATTGCTTGACTTAAAATAG
- the cmpA gene encoding cortex morphogenetic protein CmpA produces the protein MPTWFKNQIQKAYYEKNSYQIRLLNQCWFFYRKNTTN, from the coding sequence ATGCCAACTTGGTTTAAAAACCAAATACAAAAGGCTTATTATGAAAAAAACTCCTATCAAATTAGGCTTCTTAACCAATGCTGGTTTTTTTACAGAAAAAACACTACTAATTAA
- a CDS encoding Tex family protein — MEYTIEKHSILVDSIASELKISTKQINNVISLLNEGNTVPFIARYRKELTNALDEVQIRAIQEKWTYLQNLESRKEEVMRLISEQGKLSEELKRKIETTTKLQQVEDLYRPYKQKRRTKATIAKEKGLEPFAQWIMDFPKNVNVEDYAQQFLSKEKELVSVEEVLQGAKDIIAEWVSEDATIRQWIRKETLQKGRVESSVKDEAADEKNVFEMYYEFGELISKIVPHRVLAMNRGEKEEVLRISIKPPIEQILSYMLGSVIKQSDSSVNVYVTEAIEDSYKRLIQPSIEREIRKELTDKAEDQAIHIFSENLRNLLLQPPLKGKIVLGVDPAYRTGCKLTVVDETGKVLHIDVIYPHPPVKKITEAKDKVISILTKFDVEMIAIGNGTASRETEQFIAETIKEINSDIYYLIVNEAGASVYSASDLAREEFPKLQVEERSAISIARRLQDPLAELVKIDPKSVGVGQYQHDVTQKKLNDSLTFIVETVVNQVGVNVNTASPSLLQYVAGLSKTVAKNIVKQREGSGKFTNRSELKNIPRLGSKTYEQCIGFLRINDGNSPLDRTSIHPESYKVTRLLLERLGLSIDQLGSGELIQAMGNVSIDEMSVELSVGKLTLKDIVEALKRPERDPRDDLPTPLLKKDVLQLEDLEKGMELQGTIRNVVDFGAFVDIGVKQDGLVHISKLSNRFVKHPLDVVAVGDVVTVWVDDVDEKKGRVSLTMLGANQ, encoded by the coding sequence GTGGAATATACGATAGAAAAGCACTCAATATTAGTGGATTCTATAGCTAGTGAACTAAAGATTTCAACTAAACAAATTAATAATGTTATTTCATTGCTGAATGAAGGTAATACGGTGCCATTTATTGCACGATATCGCAAAGAGCTTACTAATGCTTTGGATGAGGTTCAAATTCGAGCTATTCAAGAAAAATGGACATATTTACAAAATCTCGAGTCGCGTAAAGAGGAAGTTATGCGCTTAATAAGCGAACAGGGGAAACTTAGTGAAGAACTGAAAAGAAAAATAGAAACGACGACAAAGTTGCAGCAAGTAGAAGATTTGTATCGTCCATACAAGCAGAAAAGACGCACAAAAGCAACGATTGCTAAAGAAAAAGGTTTAGAGCCTTTCGCGCAGTGGATAATGGATTTTCCGAAAAATGTGAATGTTGAAGACTATGCGCAACAATTCTTATCGAAAGAGAAAGAGCTAGTATCTGTTGAAGAAGTATTACAAGGTGCAAAAGATATAATTGCAGAATGGGTATCAGAGGACGCAACTATTAGGCAATGGATTCGTAAAGAAACATTACAGAAAGGTAGAGTTGAATCGTCTGTAAAAGATGAAGCTGCTGATGAAAAAAATGTATTTGAAATGTATTATGAGTTTGGAGAATTAATTAGTAAAATTGTTCCCCATCGTGTACTCGCTATGAACAGGGGTGAGAAGGAAGAAGTTCTGCGTATTTCAATTAAGCCACCGATAGAACAAATATTAAGTTATATGCTAGGTTCGGTCATAAAACAATCAGACTCTTCAGTTAACGTATATGTAACTGAAGCGATTGAGGATAGTTACAAAAGGTTAATTCAACCTTCTATTGAAAGGGAAATCCGCAAAGAGCTTACTGATAAAGCAGAAGACCAAGCGATACATATTTTTTCAGAGAATTTAAGGAATCTGCTACTACAACCTCCGTTAAAAGGCAAGATTGTGTTAGGTGTTGACCCTGCATATCGAACAGGATGTAAATTAACTGTTGTAGATGAGACAGGGAAAGTGTTGCATATTGATGTCATCTATCCTCATCCCCCAGTTAAAAAAATAACTGAAGCAAAGGATAAAGTCATTTCTATTTTAACAAAGTTTGATGTAGAGATGATTGCAATTGGGAACGGTACTGCGTCAAGAGAAACCGAGCAATTTATCGCCGAGACCATAAAGGAAATTAATTCAGACATATACTATTTAATTGTCAATGAGGCCGGGGCTAGTGTTTATTCCGCTTCAGATTTAGCAAGAGAAGAATTTCCAAAATTACAAGTAGAAGAGAGAAGTGCAATTTCAATAGCAAGGCGTTTGCAGGATCCTTTAGCTGAACTCGTAAAAATAGACCCTAAATCAGTAGGTGTAGGCCAATACCAGCATGATGTAACTCAGAAAAAGCTGAACGATTCTTTAACTTTTATTGTAGAAACAGTTGTAAACCAAGTAGGTGTTAATGTGAACACTGCTTCCCCCTCGCTTCTTCAATATGTAGCAGGTTTATCAAAAACTGTTGCAAAGAATATTGTGAAGCAAAGAGAGGGGAGTGGGAAATTTACTAATCGATCTGAGCTGAAGAACATCCCGCGTCTTGGTTCGAAAACGTATGAACAATGTATTGGTTTTCTTCGTATTAATGATGGTAATTCACCTTTGGATCGGACGAGCATTCACCCCGAAAGTTATAAAGTAACAAGGTTGTTACTTGAAAGGCTTGGATTATCAATTGACCAATTAGGGTCAGGTGAATTAATTCAAGCAATGGGTAATGTATCAATAGATGAGATGTCAGTAGAATTAAGTGTGGGTAAATTAACGTTGAAGGATATTGTTGAAGCCCTTAAACGTCCAGAAAGAGATCCTAGAGATGATTTGCCAACGCCATTATTAAAGAAAGACGTATTGCAACTAGAAGATTTAGAAAAAGGTATGGAATTGCAAGGGACCATACGTAATGTAGTAGACTTTGGCGCATTTGTTGATATTGGAGTTAAGCAAGATGGCCTAGTTCATATTTCAAAGCTAAGTAATCGGTTTGTTAAGCATCCGCTGGATGTTGTGGCTGTTGGTGATGTTGTAACAGTTTGGGTTGATGATGTTGATGAGAAAAAAGGAAGAGTTTCCTTAACGATGTTAGGTGCAAATCAATAA